A window of Lolium rigidum isolate FL_2022 unplaced genomic scaffold, APGP_CSIRO_Lrig_0.1 contig_56041_1, whole genome shotgun sequence contains these coding sequences:
- the LOC124681785 gene encoding putative L-ascorbate peroxidase 6 isoform X1 — MELTSIPHLASSSSFFFSSCTCRLLCYRGRRTGKGAIIVFAAGSRCSADAACSEPIEQQNVDHLSVASGPANTHCYRRRDFAAVALLPFLLPNVDMASAAELYVGSVIQNGVRNVLTKVKAAGVLRLVFHDAGTFDVGDKSGGMNGSIIYEVDRPENTGLSKPLKILRKAKEGIDQVQQVSWADLIAVAGAEAVALCGGPEIPVRLGRLDSSTADPAGKLPEETLDIVALKTSFSKKGFSVQEMVALSGAHTIGGKGFGNPNAFDNTYFKILLEKPQPTSSGMPIGLPTDWALTKDDECLRWVNIYAEDQDKFFADFRDAYTKLVNSGASWRTA, encoded by the exons ATGGAGCTCACCAGCATCCCCCATCTTGCCTCCTCctccagcttcttcttctccagcTGCACCTGCAG ACTGTTATGCTACAGGGGTAGAAGAACTGGGAAGGGGGCGATAATTGTGTTTGCTGCTGGTAGTAGGTGCAGTGCTGATGCTGCATGTTCGGAGCCCATTGAGCAGCAAAATGTAGACCACCTTTCAG TGGCCTCAGGTCCTGCAAATACCCACTGTTATAGAAGGAGAGACtttgctgctgttgctctgctCCCTTTTCTACTTCCTAATGTTGATATGGCGAGTGC GGCTGAGCTATATGTTGGATCAGTTATTCAAAACGGCGTGAGGAATGTTTTAACCAAGGTCAAAGCTGCTGGTGTGCTTCGTTTAGTTTTCCATGACGCAGGGACTTTTGATGTTGGTGACAAATCAG GTGGCATGAATGGCTCCATAATCTATGAAGTTGACAGGCCTGAAAACACTGGACTAAGTAAACCTTTAAAG ATACTACGAAAAGCAAAAGAAGGAATCGACCAGGTTCAGCAAG TGTCATGGGCGGACTTGATTGCAGTGGCTGGTGCCGAGGCAGTTGCACTTTGCGGAGGACCTGAAATTCCAGTAAGGCTAGGTCGATTAGATTCCAG CACTGCTGATCCTGCTGGTAAACTCCCTGAGGAAACATTGGATATAGTTGCCTTGAAAACATCATTCAGCAAAAAGGGCTTTTC GGTACAGGAGATGGTTGCTTTGTCTGGAGCACACACAATTGGGGGTAAAGGATTCGGGAATCCAAATGCTTTTGATAACACCTATTTCAAAATACTCCTCGAGAAGCCACAACCGACTTCAT CCGGCATGCCTATAGGGCTGCCCACGGATTGGGCACTCACTAAAGATGACGAATGCTTAAG ATGGGTCAATATCTATGCGGAGGACCAGGATAAATTTTTCGCCGACTTCAGGGATGCATACACCAAGCTTGTAAATAGCGGAGCCTCTTGGAGAACGGCTTAG
- the LOC124681785 gene encoding putative L-ascorbate peroxidase 6 isoform X2: MELTSIPHLASSSSFFFSSCTCRGRRTGKGAIIVFAAGSRCSADAACSEPIEQQNVDHLSVASGPANTHCYRRRDFAAVALLPFLLPNVDMASAAELYVGSVIQNGVRNVLTKVKAAGVLRLVFHDAGTFDVGDKSGGMNGSIIYEVDRPENTGLSKPLKILRKAKEGIDQVQQVSWADLIAVAGAEAVALCGGPEIPVRLGRLDSSTADPAGKLPEETLDIVALKTSFSKKGFSVQEMVALSGAHTIGGKGFGNPNAFDNTYFKILLEKPQPTSSGMPIGLPTDWALTKDDECLRWVNIYAEDQDKFFADFRDAYTKLVNSGASWRTA, from the exons ATGGAGCTCACCAGCATCCCCCATCTTGCCTCCTCctccagcttcttcttctccagcTGCACCTGCAG GGGTAGAAGAACTGGGAAGGGGGCGATAATTGTGTTTGCTGCTGGTAGTAGGTGCAGTGCTGATGCTGCATGTTCGGAGCCCATTGAGCAGCAAAATGTAGACCACCTTTCAG TGGCCTCAGGTCCTGCAAATACCCACTGTTATAGAAGGAGAGACtttgctgctgttgctctgctCCCTTTTCTACTTCCTAATGTTGATATGGCGAGTGC GGCTGAGCTATATGTTGGATCAGTTATTCAAAACGGCGTGAGGAATGTTTTAACCAAGGTCAAAGCTGCTGGTGTGCTTCGTTTAGTTTTCCATGACGCAGGGACTTTTGATGTTGGTGACAAATCAG GTGGCATGAATGGCTCCATAATCTATGAAGTTGACAGGCCTGAAAACACTGGACTAAGTAAACCTTTAAAG ATACTACGAAAAGCAAAAGAAGGAATCGACCAGGTTCAGCAAG TGTCATGGGCGGACTTGATTGCAGTGGCTGGTGCCGAGGCAGTTGCACTTTGCGGAGGACCTGAAATTCCAGTAAGGCTAGGTCGATTAGATTCCAG CACTGCTGATCCTGCTGGTAAACTCCCTGAGGAAACATTGGATATAGTTGCCTTGAAAACATCATTCAGCAAAAAGGGCTTTTC GGTACAGGAGATGGTTGCTTTGTCTGGAGCACACACAATTGGGGGTAAAGGATTCGGGAATCCAAATGCTTTTGATAACACCTATTTCAAAATACTCCTCGAGAAGCCACAACCGACTTCAT CCGGCATGCCTATAGGGCTGCCCACGGATTGGGCACTCACTAAAGATGACGAATGCTTAAG ATGGGTCAATATCTATGCGGAGGACCAGGATAAATTTTTCGCCGACTTCAGGGATGCATACACCAAGCTTGTAAATAGCGGAGCCTCTTGGAGAACGGCTTAG
- the LOC124681787 gene encoding chitinase-like protein 1, with protein sequence MRMARAASFLLLLTLLAAADARRQKDGENACDKGWECSGSSFCCNETITDYFKAYQFEELFPKRNDSLAHAAGFWSYRAFITAAALFEPRGFGTTGGKEMGVKEVAAFLGHVGAKTSCGHSGATNGSLAWGLCYKRELSPSQSYCDDSNELYRCAEGVEYYGRGALPVYWNYNYGIVGKGIKQDLLNHPELLEQNATLAFEAAIWRWMTPMKRRQPSAHDVFVGNWKPTKKDTLSKRYPGFGATMNILYGDLICGKGTIDRMNVIISHYQHYLNLMGVGAQQSGDNLDCADQVPFNPSSKNPDS encoded by the exons ATGAGGATGGCTCGGGCGGCGTCGTTTCTTCTGCTTCTGacgctgctggcggcggcggacgcgaggAGACAGAAGGACGGCGAGAATGCGTGCGACAAGGGGTGGGAGTGCAGCGGCAGCAGCTTCTGCTGCAACGAGACCATCACCGACTACTTCAAGGCCTACCAGTTCGAGGAGCTCTTCCCCAAGCGCAACGACTCCCTCGCCCACGCCGCCGGCTTCTGGAGCTACCGGgccttcatcaccgccgccgccctcttcgaGCCTCGCGGGTTCGGCACCACCGGCGGCAAGGAGATGGGCGTGAAGGAGGTCGCCGCCTTCCTCGGCCATGTCGGAGCCAAGACTTCGT GTGGACATAGTGGCGCCACCAATGGTTCATTGGCTTGGGGACTTTGCTACAAACGTGAATTGAGCCCAAGCCAGAGCTATTGTGACGACAGCAACGAATTGTACCGTTGTGCTGAAGGAGTTGAGTACTATGGTCGTGGCGCCCTTCCTGTTTACTG GAACTACAACTACGGTATCGTGGGTAAGGGCATAAAGCAGGATCTGTTGAACCACCCAGAGTTATTGGAACAAAATGCGACCCTAGCATTTGAAGCGGCAATCTGGAGGTGGATGACTCCAATGAAGAGGAGGCAGCCATCAGCGCATGATGTCTTTGTTGGCAACTGGAAACCAACCAAGAAAGACACCTTGTCCAAGAGGTATCCTGGCTTTGGTGCTACCATGAACATCTTGTATGGCGATCTCATATGTGGTAAAGGGACCATTGACCGTATGAATGTCATTATATCCCACTATCAACATTATCTTAATTTGATGGGAGTTGGGGCTCAGCAGTCTGGAGATAACTTGGATTGTGCCGACCAAGTTCCATTCAATCCGTCATCAAAGAATCCAGACTCATGA